A stretch of DNA from Staphylococcus sp. KG4-3:
TATCAGGCATGTTCGCAGGATTATCCACCGTTACTTCATCGCCTGTTTTTAAGATGCATTCATAAATAACTGAAGGCGCTGTGGCAATAAGTTCTATTCCAAATTCACGCTCAATACGTTCTTGGATAATTTCCATATGCAACATACCTAAGAAACCTGTGCGATAACCAAAACCTAAAGCTTGTGATGATTCAGGCTCAAATTCTAACGAAGCGTCATTTAATTGTAATTTTTCTAGTGCTTCTCTTAAATCATTATAATCTTTGTTATCAATTGGGAATAGACCACAGAAGACCATTGGATTCATTTTCTTATAACCTTGTAATGGTTCAGCCGCTGGTCTATCGGCATGGGTAATTGTGTCCCCTACACGTGAATCATCTACATTTTTAATGCTAGCAATGATATAACCAACATCACCGACAGTCAATTCATCAACTTGTAATTGTTTTGGTGTATTGATACCAACTTCAGTCACTTCGAATTCTTTGCCAGTTGCCATCATTTTAATACGATCGCCTGCTTTTACAATACCTTCCACCACCCTGATAGAAGATATAACTCCTCTATATGGATCATATTCTGAATCGAATATAAGTGCTTTTAAAGGTTCTTCTGGGTCACCTTCAGGCGGTGGTACTACTTCAACGATTTTCTCTAAGATATCTTCAATACCAATATTTGATTTTGCACTTGCCAGTACTACATCATCTTTATCGATACCGATAACGTCTTCTAATTCTTGTTTCACTCGTTCGGGTTCTGCCGCTGGCAAATCTATTTTATTGATAACTGGTAATAATTCTAAATCATTATCAAGTGCTAAATACACATTAGCTAAAGTTTGTGCCTCTATACCTTGTGCCGCATCCACAACTAATATAGCACCTTCACATGCAGCAAGTGATCTAGACACCTCATAAGTAAAATCGACATGCCCTGGTGTATCGATTAAGTGGAACGTATATGTTTCCCCATCTTTAGCATCATATTTTAAACGTACTGCATTTAATTTAATTGTTATACCGCGTTCTCTTTCTAAATCCATAGAATCCAATAATTGAGACTGCATGTCTCTAGTCTCGACTGATTTTGTATTTTCTAAAATTCTATCAGCTAATGTAGATTTACCATGGTCTATATGTGCGATAATGGAAAAGTTTCTAATATTTTTACGTCGATTATAGCGTTCTTGTTTATCCATGTATTATCCTTCTCACTTTCATAATTCTAGCCCGTAATATGTATGACATTCTTTGATATAATAACGTTTTTAATAGTTAATTGCAAACTTGCAAAGTATTTTAACAGTAATACTCATTAAGTCATAACATTTTAAAGAGATTTTGAATTGAACTTTTGTGTTACTTTTTTATCTTTCTATAGTAGATTGTATCATTTATATCTCTTTTACGCGCCTTAGATAAATAAATGATTGCAGAAAGTTGCTTGTTTTGATAAAATATTTCTTGTTGTAATCAAATTAACTTTGATAGCGAAGATCACTTTTAGGAGGTGACACACATGCCAAACATTAAATCTGCAATTAAACGTGTTAACACAACACATACTGCTGAAGCTCGTAATATTTCTCAAAAAAATGAAATGCGTACAGCAGTTAAGAGAGCTCATTCAGCTATAGAAGCTGGTGCTGATAACAAAGCTGACTTAGTGAGCTTTGCTTTGAAAAAAGTAGATAAAGCTGCACAACGCAACTTAATCCACACTAACAAAGCTGCTCGTATCAAGTCTTCATTAATGACAGCTGCTAAATAATAAACAGATTCAAGCAACTGCTCGAGTCTACTAATCAAACAAACCTTAGGTGATAGTTCGCCTAAGGTTTGTTTATTTATATTTGTATAATTATTTTTAAAATAGCAGTCACCCTTCATCAATTAATTTATTCAAGATAATATATACCACCTTGGTTTAATTTATATATCATAATCTTTTTAGTGTGACCAGTCTTGCAAACTTATCTTTCAAAAACTCATCAAACATCTATCTCTTGGTATTTGCTTATTAAACAAAAAGACTGTCGACAATATAAAAGTATTATCAACAGCCAAATTCTATGGACAAATTCAATATATCATTTAGATTTAACATAAAATGATACTATTTAAAAATCCAAAATCAATTAGTTAAAAATCCACTAGAAAAACTATTTTAATACTGTCAAATCTCACTTCATTAAGTTAATCGTGACTATTTGTATATAATTAAAGTGACAATATAAACAGTTCTAAAATCAATTGTTTATCCATATATGATGACTTCAATTTATAATCTGTTTCTGCACATGTATCAATTATGTTTAATAACTTCTCTAATTGATAATTTCTTGATTGGTTCAAAGCTAATTTAACACGGTATGGATGTACATTGATTGTTTTAGCTATTTGTTGGCCGCTGTAGCCTTTTTGACCTAATATTTTACATTGATAAAATAAGCGATAATTACTTGTAATTAATGCTAATAATTTAATTGGTTCTTCTTTCATTGCTATCAAGTCTTTGACCAATTGTATAGCTTGGGATTTTTTATTTTTCTG
This window harbors:
- the lepA gene encoding translation elongation factor 4; this encodes MDKQERYNRRKNIRNFSIIAHIDHGKSTLADRILENTKSVETRDMQSQLLDSMDLERERGITIKLNAVRLKYDAKDGETYTFHLIDTPGHVDFTYEVSRSLAACEGAILVVDAAQGIEAQTLANVYLALDNDLELLPVINKIDLPAAEPERVKQELEDVIGIDKDDVVLASAKSNIGIEDILEKIVEVVPPPEGDPEEPLKALIFDSEYDPYRGVISSIRVVEGIVKAGDRIKMMATGKEFEVTEVGINTPKQLQVDELTVGDVGYIIASIKNVDDSRVGDTITHADRPAAEPLQGYKKMNPMVFCGLFPIDNKDYNDLREALEKLQLNDASLEFEPESSQALGFGYRTGFLGMLHMEIIQERIEREFGIELIATAPSVIYECILKTGDEVTVDNPANMPDRDKIETIYEPFVRATMMVPNDYVGAVMELCQRKRGQFINMEYMDDIRVNIIYEIPLSEVVFDFFDQLKSNTKGYASFDYEFIDNKESDLVKMDILLNGEKVDALSFIVHKEFAYDRGKALVEKLKTLIPRQQFEVPVQAAVGQKIVARTNIKSMGKNVLSKCYGGDITRKRKLLEKQKAGKAKMKAVGNVEIPQDAFLAVLKMDED
- the rpsT gene encoding 30S ribosomal protein S20: MPNIKSAIKRVNTTHTAEARNISQKNEMRTAVKRAHSAIEAGADNKADLVSFALKKVDKAAQRNLIHTNKAARIKSSLMTAAK